ctgttatcaacctctggttccttgatctaagttgattttaatttcctgcaatctacatttcctgttatcaacctctggttccttgatctaagttgagtttaatttcctgcaatctacatttcctgttatcaacctctgcttccttgatctaagttgattttaatttcctgcaatctacattacctgttatcaacctctagttccttgatctaagttgattttaatttcctgcaatttacatttcccgttatcaacctctggttccttgatctaagttgattttaatttcctgcaatctacatttcctgttatcaacctctggttccttgatctaagttgattttaatttcctgcaatctacatttcctgttatcaacctctggttccttgatctaagttgattttaatttcctgcaatctacatttcctgttatcaacctttggttccttgatctaagttgattttaatttcatgcatttaaatttcctgttatcaacctctggttccttgatctaagttgattttaatttcttgcaatttacatttcctgttatcaacctctggtcccttgatctaagttgactttaatttcctgcaatctacatttcctgttatcaacctctggtcccttgatctaagttgattttaatttcctgcaatctacatttcctgttatcaacctctggttccttgatttaagttgattttaatttcctgccattcacatttcctgttatcaacctctagttccttgatctaagttgattttaatttcctgcaatctacatttcctgttatcaacctctggttccttgatctaagttgatttctacatttcctgttatcaacctctggttccttgatctaagttgattttaatttcctgcaatttacatttcctgttatcaacctctggttccttgatctaagttgattttaatttcatgcatttaaatttcctgttatcaacctctggttccttgatctaagttgattttaatttcatgcaatttaaatttcctgttatcaacctctggttccttgatccaagttgattttaattttctaatgttttaacttctgttgccgatctctaggtcactaacttaggtatgccttagttccctaacttcgaacacctaattgtccaaaatatgggtctgaatctttacgtaattcctacacgggaaaaattttccctttcatagaaattatgtaaagaggggcagctgtcgacaccatattttggccgatccccagaattaataaactttgaaaccgatccccagtactaaatctctctgtgctagataaccacatttctgatctctcctcacaaggaattgaatcaatgctaagtcctcacatcagtcaaagccttaccggtctattaaatcactcaccgatctctcaaacccattgtcgaatctcctgaccagtcaagtatattcctgatctctgttgacaaacgaaattgaactgacactagatctttgttaccatttttgttgccgatctccctttcaaaagtttaagaataatcaaaggttccgttccggtttaatgatgatcccgatcttaaatgttcaagcccaaatttctaattttaatcaagtcccgtttagcgttggttccctaccgatctcatgctcattgtgttttccgatctctcacacttaggttaataatcactttcagttatttcaacgtactcagacaatcaagtgtttaaataatttaaaaatttttcgatcacaaccattcatcgaacaaaaaaggcattccatttcatttcaagaatttgtacaagttattcagctggacaatcacccccagcctgatctacatcttgtccgtcccctctctcaccctcagcctcctcctcactctcctcaccttcatcatcgggagccaggttggccatccaggagaagtcctcctcagggtaacgcttcttgagctcagccaggagatctctgtgagcattcacataagcgccggccactccagtcactatctcttcttctttcaccttgagctcctcagcaaggtgagcgagttgagccgcttcatcggcccggagcacttgcacttcttcaaaagcgcaggcttgctcggccagcttgtcctcatagaacttcattcgcccctcaatttgagatatgtagccctgagcggatgaaagttgagatcggagggaagctgcctcatgacccatcctctcgacctctttacccaggcgatgcgccttctcccatatgatgtgctggttcaccaggcactccacgttcaagctcatggatcgggtcaagatatcatcaaggttatccggagacagcctatcccgatcttctcgaagacagatagaggacgccaagaccttggcgaaaccagggttttctcgaaccgtacgattcttctccagtgagtggactaagacttgggcaccacgggagatagtcctcacgttaggttgagaagaaccctcttctgcattcggagcaactggaggaggtggaggcgactcttcccggcgaggaggggatcggaccacttctgcaatcaccggtcccgaaggttgagacgagccttgtaTTTCCCCaggctcatgcctgggtgtctgcatttcctcaaCTCGATTCATCTCccataccttccgggagatctccctctttcgctttcggctcttcttggaggcttcgccgctggccatacctgcacaaagaagaggtcagtgagatcgctaaggtcccgagatctgagttgtagaaaataccgatgccgaggtcagagagctggagtCCGCGATCTTTtccggtgatcaattccatagtccaatggtgcagctcggtggtcactgccgttcggaattttgctccttagaatgaagaagcggctcttccagtttttcagggaggagggtagatcgatgaagagcccacaatgtggcttcgcctggaaaaaccagtactcgtcgtcctttcgacgagttaacctatgcagttcggcgaataccttaggcgtaggacggaatcccttagcttGACAGAGGCCTtgaaaggctactaagatccgccacgagttcgggtgaacttgagctatgcacacttggaaaaattttaagacttccttaaagaagtcgtcaagagggaactacagcccggctttcaactgttcttcgtataccataatcatgtcgttctcttcgaagaaatgatctgcccggagatcgccgtgacaccggataagttcatatgaatcgggctcaatgttatactcctggctgaatgactgcagatcggtttcttgaaggaccgatggcagctcgtccatgggaagattctctctccctgaagaaggcgcatgccttgatgacgTCACTTGTTCCCGAGCTGGGATTGAGACTCTAGGAGGTTTAGGTCGTgcccttggcccgaccacctctacttcatcagatgaccacgagaactggatggaaggaggactcgccactctctgaccttcgacgccgctcattttcaaaggaaataaagaatttaaactaaaagaaggatcaaaacccttaccggagcttgatcggagtcggaagagcttgagaaaatgagagaattttgaagttgttcgcgagaagctgaaaatgacacaagagagcaaatggctaacccccacccctatttatactcgtccgagcatttaatgctaacggcatcccaggcggtgcatcggtcagcgagatctgccagctgtttctgacacgtctcatgaatattccagaaattccataaagagatcggctaactagagatcggcagattaagataaatcttttgaattgcggatcggtttagggtcatttaaattaaaggtcagatcggATAAATatttcagagatcggaaaataattaatgcaataataacaagatgataattgacaaataaaatctttatttccaaaagatcggattacatcatttgggcgatctctagagatcggattgcattaaaattggactacatcatttcggtgacctctagagatcggattgcattaaaattggactacatcatttctgtgatctctagagagcatattacattgaaaataaaatacatcatttgggcgatctcagagaccggtggaacatcccatctaaaggacctatgtcaaagtcaacattgtgactgatccaaaggatgtcatcgaccagaaccgagctgctgtCAGaatacccaatgtggtgagaagctaaataaacttggaagagcaaccgccaagggtcggcggaacattagtaatcttctcggccgaaatcggttcgccgattataccagtcgaacgactcgagatcggcacgatcaaggtccgcgatctagatcggttaattggtccagttctctcaccatcatcagacaaggttatcatGATTATTCGAGCACCGGGGTCGTAatttttcagtcgaggaataaagaggtccatcggaaagggatcaacagccacaatcgTGGCCGGAACttttgccggagcagctagaactggaaagtaagaagaaagagaggaaaattgaatgaagaaagtctcttctgtcaggggtatatataggggaaaaacgggcatttattgctagcgtAAACGGGACGCCGAATCGAATCGAGGAATTAATGCCTTGACCGGGCCTGgttaagggaaatattggaataatagagatcggaagaggagagaccggtatgaaagatcggagaaggatcatgttaagaagatcggaaaggaagagagagcagaaaacaaaaagaataaggcgcctaccgccatcaccataatcagagccgaggtagttaaaccgtcgcaggtaaaatctcaaccgcacgccccagaatcgcccacatttcgGACACATGCACGCCAGACAACAGTACattctaatctccaccgttgatcttacttgtaagcacGAGCTCGAGCCCTCGGatcaagaagaaaatgacaagatcaACGCCTTCCTTTCACTCCTGATcacccccggacaagagaatttgggaccgtcagattagaagaagaaattgacaaatattctaaagaggatctcagccgtccgttctgatcctctttaattcctgagcttcagattatgtccttcgaaatcctgaccctccatctccctcaaaatagatcctgacccttcatggggagcaccttcCTATAAATAATACCGCATGAAAAAGGAGGGAggggaggaggaagaagaaggaagttactatagcggaagaactcaaaTTTAATTCGATCgtcactctgctttcataagaagaacttttggaacccgttttaagtattttcttaaaagattttgaacaccgaAACTTTCCATTTTCACTCATCATCATCCCGCAAATGCTCACATTTTTCagttgttatctttattttcacttccatcgcccatgctcaatctcatttaaactcgggtataattctgactcgattgcatttagtgaagcactctttgttccaaggcgaaccttagtctctcggctatcaacttgcaatcttattgcgttttgtgattctcggttagttcacttgaatcgactccttacaggtcagtattcatgttgccattttattaagtttagttcttgttttacgcatttccattcttctttctttatgtatgttattttctttaagttcatatcacgctagaaagatacagagaaaggttgtgctctagtttatttccgtatcaatacctttgttaatctttattatttctgagcgtaagtcatctagttttaagcgatacataagtagttggatgagatgtaggtaatggcaacttaagagtccttttgaaataatgaaaggtctaaataataagcctggaaaatggtaaagctgagtcactagaatgactcagtaggtcatggggtaagacgtcataagacagagtaaaatcAAACCTtagataactaaatggaatagattgGCTACTAAAAATGTTGGTaaggcgaccatataggaaggtcggaggattcggttcggcatcccctgcccagtcctaaggtaccaataagttaaagaagtcttgcgcagaccccctgacaACTTTGAACgttagaacccttagccttaggtcctctcgataggtaaaatttagagagatcggaaagacCCTTATCTGACTGCCGTTTAAATAGAAGAGATCAGAAAGGAgtctttatccgatcctcaaccagaattttagcaaatatttaaaagagatcggaagagagtttttatctggttctcaagcttaaaaattttaaagagatcggaggagagttcttatccgtttctcaagcttaaaaattttaataaatattaaagagatcggaggagagttcttatccatttttcaagcttaaaaattttaataaatattaaagagatcggaggagagttcttatccgtttctcaagcttaaaattttaataaatattaaaagagatcggaggagagttcttatccggtcctcaatctaaaattcaaataaatattaaaagagatcggaggagagttcttatccggttctcaatctaaaacttaaataaatattcaaaagagattgggggagagttctcatccaattccaaaaattgaattctaataaaatagccctttaaacaaaactaatatccaacagtaactcactaaggttatctcatttacttatgtacctGGGTAATCTaaacttagtgaaaaattaaatattcctttttgttaaaaggattgacatttccattcaagccctcctgattaatttataaaaatatgaagttaaatctacttacccttattaagggatgaggtggggtgcttaacaccttccccacccgtttacggaccccgaacttagaatctctgttttgaagtggttttatttcaatttatcttcacaaatggttttctttagtttccctcaaaactaaggtggcgactcctcattcttttccacttcggtgagggttcgttcaggcgaccgcaaaatcccttgcgacaacaAGGTTAGAGCCTTTTGTTACTGTTAGACactaaatgaaaaatgaaaataagaTAGAATTAaacaaaaaccaacaaaatttATTGTCATTAGTCACCACTTATTTGTAGTAACATGTTGCACATGAAAATGCAATTTTACTTTCCTCTCTATATGAATGataactaataaaatatattgTTGCATGTGCTACTTTTATTCATTGACAGCCTGCTGGATTTAGCTTCCCTGTAATTGTTGGCTTAACATTAGTGCATTCAGATTTTGCTGGTCCTTCAGCACCACTATATGCTAAGTCGATGTCAGCAAGTTCCACATTTTCGCATGGGAATCCACTGCTACAATCAAGTTTAACGGAAAGAGCACTTGCAGAAGTTCCCTTTATATTTTTAATGCTAACGCCACTAATCTTGACTTTTGATGGCCCCTAAAAAAACATATCAATCATTGTCAAATAGAGAAATATAAATTACCATTATCCAATACTAtgagattttttttctttaatggtTAGTACCTTATCATTGCATTGTCCATATGGGCAATAATTTTGATCTATAAGGATAGGATTCGAGACATTTTCCATAGTAATATCCTCAAAATGGATATCAGATGCACTGCCACCAAATTGTGCAGGCCAAGATTTAATTCTGACACCATTCATTGTATTGGTAAGGGTGCAACCTGTAACGGTGATTCCAGAAACGGGTTCTTCATTTTCATACCTACCCAGGCTTCCTATGCTGATGCCATGACCAGGTCCACATGTAACTTTTGAAACTTTTAGATTTTGGGTTCCATCACCAATAGAGATACAATCATCACCTGTACCTATTTTTGTATCAATAATGTTCACCCCCTTTGATCGTCCAATATGAATTCCATCTGTGTTAATGCTAGTTTCAGGTGCGGTAATTATAAAGCTTTGGAATGTAAAGTCTTCGCATCCCAAGACATTGACGTGAAAATTCTTGCTATTGAGAGAGGTCACATCACGGACTAGGCCTttcttaatgaaattaaacctaaaattCTAATGAAAATTATCAAATCAACAAAAAGCGTAttagaaaaattttggtagagccaTTGCAAGTCGTGGTCAATGTAAAGTAGCGAAATTTTTTAACATCATACTAAAAAGAGATTACCATAGGCATTGGCTTGCACTTTGGATCTTTGGCACAATTATTTGCTTTCCATGCACTTTCACCTTGACCATCAAAAGTTCCTTTTCCAGATATAGTGAATTCATCAACATGATCAAAATTAAACCAACCTTCCCCTTGCAAGTCTGGTGGGGCCTGCAACGTTCCTTGAACTTCAATCTCTATTCCTCCCTTGCAAGGACCTGCGACACTCACTACACCTGACAAGAATGTCCCTGCTGGAATCAAAATTTTGCTAGATCCTGTTGCTGCGCAAGCCTCTTTCCAAGCACTCAATATAGCCtgagagagagaaaggaaaaggCAAAATTTTAGCTAACATTAGGAAATCAAAGATAAAGTAAATGTTCACATGGAAAAAGTGCATGGTCATACCTGACTTGTATCTGCTTTGCCATCAGCTACTGCCCCATATTTTGTTATATCAAAAACAATAGGTTGAGCTTGAACAATAGAAACATAGAAGAAAAGTAGAAATATTTTTGAGAAAATTGTTTTGCTATCCATTTTTTTTGTTGGTTTCGTCCTATTTTTGTCTCGTATAAAGATTTTACAAAGTTGAGTAGATATATCTTTCCCCACGTTGCTTTTATAAGGCTAGCAATTGCCAAATTTAACCGAATGCTAGTCAAAATTTCCCCTTTTCTTAGCCTTATTTTTTTGCTATTGCATTTGGAAATGTTGAATGTTTTAAGCTAAAAATATATTCCTAAAATGAATAATAATACCATTATAATCAAGCacacaaaattcaacaatcaaatTTGGTTTTCTCAATGCAAATGATTTGGTAGTGATGTCACTAAAGGCCCATCTCATAATCATATTTTATGATCAATTAACCCTGCCCATTTAAAGACTTCTTA
This sequence is a window from Hevea brasiliensis isolate MT/VB/25A 57/8 chromosome 10, ASM3005281v1, whole genome shotgun sequence. Protein-coding genes within it:
- the LOC110670659 gene encoding exopolygalacturonase-like, producing the protein MDSKTIFSKIFLLFFYVSIVQAQPIVFDITKYGAVADGKADTSQAILSAWKEACAATGSSKILIPAGTFLSGVVSVAGPCKGGIEIEVQGTLQAPPDLQGEGWFNFDHVDEFTISGKGTFDGQGESAWKANNCAKDPKCKPMPMNFRFNFIKKGLVRDVTSLNSKNFHVNVLGCEDFTFQSFIITAPETSINTDGIHIGRSKGVNIIDTKIGTGDDCISIGDGTQNLKVSKVTCGPGHGISIGSLGRYENEEPVSGITVTGCTLTNTMNGVRIKSWPAQFGGSASDIHFEDITMENVSNPILIDQNYCPYGQCNDKGPSKVKISGVSIKNIKGTSASALSVKLDCSSGFPCENVELADIDLAYSGAEGPAKSECTNVKPTITGKLNPAGCQ